In Hymenobacter volaticus, the genomic window TTGCCAAGGGGTTTGGCTAACATAATTCGGAGTATTCAGCCGACAATAGGTGCGGGCAGACTGCCTATAACAACGATGATGGTCTAAAAGTCTCAGCTTAACTGAAGTTCTACGTGGAGCACTGAGATTGTGCGGCTTACGTGATGAAATCGAAAGAAATGGCGCCGTTATTGCATTGTATAGCTTAGAAACTTTTCCTTTCTGAAGTCATGAAACTCCTCATAAAATCAAGCTTGCTTTTACTGCTAGGGCTACTGCTACAAAGCGGCGCTGCTCAAGCACAGGTGCGGGTGAGCGTCAACGTAGGACCGCCTGCTTGGGGCCCAGCTGTTGGCTCCGGTGTAGAATACTATTACATCCCGGAAATTGACGGCTACTACGACTTGTATACGCAGCAGTACGTGTACCTCGATCCGTATGGCTATTGGGTTAGCACGCCCTATTTGCCTTCATACTACGCCAGCTACGACCCTCGTTTTTTCCACCCCGTTGTAATCAATTATGTGGGCCGCCAGCCGTGGGGCTATATCCGCGACCACCGGGCGTACTGTAATCAGCGGGGTTGGCAACTGGGCCGCTACTACGGCAACAACGGCTACTATGGCAACGGTCGTCGGGGCAGTTATGCGCCAGCACCAAGCTACCGCCAGGCTCCGGGCCGTTACGACAGCTCGCCCTACAACAACCGCGGCTATGCTCGCAGCAACGACTTCGAGCCTAGCAACCGCGGCAACTACAGCCACGACGATCGTCATGACCGTGACAACTACCGCCGTGACGAGCGAAGCAACTGGGACAACCGAAATAATGCTGGCCGCAACAACCGTGGCTTCGAAGGAAGCCGCGACGAGCGAAGCGTTCCTATTAGCCGAGGCCGGGGCCGATAAGGTCACTTTTTAAGCAATTTTGGAAAGAGCGTCTTCAGTGTGAAGACGCTCTTTTTGTTATGCCCATCGCACCTAGTGGACTTCGAAAGGATAAGCAGGATGGCGCTGCCGTAAATTGGCCTCTTTCTTGCTTTTATTAAATAAGCTACGACAAAATCCTAATCTATTTCTCATGAAGACTATCCTAAAACTTGCTCTAGCGTTGTCGCTCACAGGCCTCTCCTTTTCCACACAGGCCCAAGGCCGCGGCAACGCTGTACGGCCTTCTTGGGGTCCGACTGTACCCGCCGGTAAGCAGTATTACTACATTCCAGAAGTCGGAGGCTACTACGACCTTAACGCCCAACGCTACGTGGTAAAGCGCGACAACCAATGGGTGCGCGTAGTGAACCTCGACGGCTATACGCCTTCCTCTTTCCACCCTGTCGTTATCGACTATGTAGGCGCACAGCCATGGGGTCAGATTAGCCAGCATCGTACCCTGTACCCCGTCAGTTTACCGCCCGGCCAAGTGAAACGCTTGCAGAGCGGCAAAGGGCTACCGCCCGGCCAAGCTAAAAAGCTAAGCGCTGCTCCAGGTGGAGTGTATGTAGTGGAGGGCAAGAACAAAGGCAACAATGGTCATGGCAAAGGCCACGGCAAACACTAAGCTTCTTCTGCGTACGTCAATAAAAGGCCGGACTCCATTATGGAGCCCGGCCTTTTTCGTGATGCCAACTGCTAAACCTGTATTTTCGAGCCAGCTTACAACGCCTATACCTTACACATTCAATGGTATTTAGTAGTACACTGTTCCTTTTTTATTTTCTGCCGGGCTTTTTGTTGCTTTATTTTCTTACTCCTGCTCGGTTCAAGAATATAGTAGCATTGGTGGCAAGTATTGCCTTCTATGCATGGGGAGGCCTCAATTTTTTGGCTCTATTTGTTGCCTCCGTTGTAGTCAATTTCTTCCTGATTCGGCTTATGGACAAAGCTGAAGGTTGGCAGAGACGCATCTATCTGACCATGAGCATCATCATTAATGTGGCGATGCTGTTTTACTTTAAGTACGCTAACTTCTTTCTGGAGAATTTCAGCGCTGTAAAAACGTCTCTAGGCGGGTCGGCACTGACATGGGAGAAGGTAGTGCTGCCGATCGGCATTTCCTTTTTCACTTTCGAAAAGCTCACCTACACCATTGACGTGTATCGCGGTGTGAATAAGCCTTTGCGCAGCTTCTGGGATTTCATGCTCTACATCATGCTATTCCCGAAGATGATTGCTGGCCCCATCGTGCGCTTCCACGAAATAGCCAGTCAACTTACTGACCGCCGAGCCTTCGATACCGTCGATCATAAGTTGGCGGGGTTGTTTCGCTTTGTTATTGGTTTGTCGAAGAAGGTACTTATTGCTAACGTGTTGGGCCAAGAAGCCGACCGTATTTTCGGGCTGAATCTAGAGGACGTGTCGGCACCTTTAGCGTGGCTGGGGCACTGGCGTATACCTTCCAGATATACTTCGACTTTTCAGGATACTCGGATATGGCTATTGGGTTAGGTCGAATTATGGGGTTCCAATTCCCAGAGAACTTCAACAATCCCTATGTATCGCGAAGTATCACTGAGTTTTGGCAGCGTTGGCACATCACGCTTGGTCGCTGGATGCGCGATTATCTGTATATCCCTTTGGGAGGTAACCGGGTGAAACCTAGCCGGCTTTATATCAACCTCTGGACCGTATTTATCCTCTCAGGGTTTTGGCACGGGGCGGCTTGGAACTTCATTGCATGGGGTGCTTTCCATGGTTTGTTTCTAGTGCTTGATCGGCTATTTCTACTGCGCATTTCCAAGCGTTTGGGCGCCTTCAGCATCGTTCCTACTTTTCTAGTTACAGTAGTAGGTTGGGTGCTATTCCGCGCCGAAACATTAACCGGAGCATTATCCTATGTGAAGCGCATGTTTAGCGGCGGTCTAGGAGAACTGCCTTACTTCAGTAACGAGTTCTGGATTACACTGGCGATAGCAATTCTTTTTGCCTTTATGGCTGCTTTGCCACGGGTGGAACGCTGGGAGGTGAGCATGCTGTTTGGCGAAAAGCTCAGCTTGCCCCGTGCAGCAAGCCTTACGCTAGCTACAGTGGCGTTGCTCATACTTAGTGCAGGCGCCATCATTGGCAATTCATTTAATCCATTTATCTATTTCCGCTTCTAGCGTGGCATCTTTATTTTCTCGCTTCGCAAAGCAGTTCTTCTTGGCAGTGCTGCTCGGGCTGTTAATCTTGCCTGCTGTGCAAGCTCGGTTTCCGTTATTCGAGATAGGGGAGCTAGGTGGGTATTTTGAGCGCGCACCCCATCCTGACTTTACTTGGCCCTCTTTGCTTGACAATAGCTACCAGCCAAATTTAGAAAGGTACGTGGAAGACCGGATTGGCTTCCGCGAACTGCTGATCCGCATTAGGAACCAGGCCGCTTATTCGTTGCTCAGAGTCAGCAAGGCCAATAAAGTGTTAGTTGGAGATGATGAAGTCTTGTTAGATGAAACGGCTATTAGAGCCTATCTGGGCCAAAACTTCAGGGGCGAGAATGTAATCCGAACCGATGTAGCCAAGTTCAAGGCAGTGCAGGACAGCTTAGCGCGACGAGGGGTTCTTTTGATTTTCGCTATTGCACCAGATAAAGCCAACTTTTATGCTGATAAATTCCCAACTTATTTCAAGCATTTGCCACGTGGAGAGAGCAACTATGTGGCTTATGCGAGAGAAATGAAATCTAGAGGTGTCAATGTCATTGACTTGGCACAAGCTTTTCGGCAGTGGAAAGACACAGCTTCGTATCCATTATTTCCACGCGGTGGCATTCACTGGAGTGGCTATGGCATCACGTTAGCAGCCGATACATTGTTCCGTTATATCGAGCAACGTGGGCATATCGATCTACCGGATTACTCCGTTGATCGGGTCGACATTAGTGATAAACTCCGGGATTCAGACAACGATGTAGCTCGTGCTATGAATTTGCTTTATGAGCCTACACCATATAACATGGCTTATCCTAATGTCGTATTCCAAGACCCTAAACCTGGACAAGAAAAGACTGACCTGTTGCTCGTTGCTGACAGCTTCGGCTGGGGTCTCATAGGCTTTTACCCTTATCTACCCAAGTTATTTAAGGAGGACTTTCAGTTCTGGTACTACAACCAGGCGGTGGCAAAAGGTAATCCGACGGAGCCAGGAGGTGCTCCGGTAGACCGACCAGTAGACCGCAAAACTGAGATGCTGAATCATCGTGTTATTATAGTTATGTACACGCAGCACAATCTGGGTGGTTTCGACGGGGGTTTTACTGCCGAAGCCTATAATTTACTATGCCCTTACAGTGCCGCTGATTCAAGCCGCATTCAAGCTATAAAGCAAGAACTAAAACAATCAGTGATAATTCAGGACCAACTTTGGGAAAAGGCAAATACGACCAATCAGAGCTATGACCAGTTACTTCATGAAATGGCTGTCTCGCAGTTCGAGTTAAGCAAATTACAGTAGACACTGTTGTATATGTATAAGCAAACCGCATTCGGGCAAGAAGAAAATCTGTAATAAATGTTGCTATCCTTAAGGTCTACATTACCCTTTCATTTGCCACCGAATGAGAGGTTCAGCAAAAAGGCAACTCAGCAAATATCATTTCTCGTACTAGGTTCGCACCCACTCCCACCGCTATGTCTACTTCCTATCAACCCATCAGTTGCTCTTTTTACGACGAGCTAGAGGCCCGTGCCACCACTGGCCAGACTTGTACCCTCACCTACCGCACCGAGCCTGATACGCCACCTAGCACCTATACTGGTACAATTCAAGACCTTTTCATTAAAGACAAAGTAGAGTACCTCCGCCTCGCCGATGGTTTTGAACTACGCTTGGATGCGCTAGTGGCCGTGGATGACAAAGAGCTACGGAACTATTGCTAACAGAAAAGGCGGCCTTAGGGCCGCCTTTTTTAATAAAGCAAGTCACACTTTTTAAAACTCGGCACTCTTCGGGAAGCGTGGGAAGGGAATAACGTCGCGGATGTTGGACATACCGGTAACAAAGAGAATGAGGCGCTCGAAGCCTAAGCCGAAGCCAGCGTGTGGCGCGGTGCCGTAGCGGCGGGTATCGAGGTACCACCACAGGTCTTCTTCAGGCACGTGCATTTCCCGCATCCGAGTGACAAGCTTCTGCAAGTCTTCCTCACGCTGCGAGCCACCAATGATTTCGCCGATGCCGGGGAAGAGGACGTCCATAGCTCGGACGGTGCGGCCATCGTCGTCCAGCTTCATATAGAACGCCTTGATTTCCTTAGGGTAGTTGGTTAGAATGACAGGCTTTTTGAAGTGCTTCTCCACCAGATACCGCTCGTGCTCTGACTGCAGATCGGTGCCCCAATCCACTGGAAACTCGAACTTTTGCTTAGCCGATTTCAGAATTTCAACGGCTTCGGTGTAGGTGAGGCGCTGGAACTCGTTGTCGACTACAAACTTCAGGCGGTTCAGCAGTTCCTTGTCGTACTGGTCGTTGAGGAATTGAAGGTCGTCGGCGCAGTGCTCTAGGGCGTAACGGACCAAGCTGCGGAGGAAGTCCTCGGCCAGGTCCATGTTGTCGTGCAGGTCGTTGAAGGCCACTTCGGGCTCGATCATCCAGAACTCGGCGAGGTGGCGGGCCGTGTTGGAATTTTCGGCGCGGAAGGTGGGGCCGAACGTATAGATCTTCCCTAGGGCCATAGCGGCCAACTCGCCTTCAAGCTGCCCCGATACCGTGAGGTTGGTGGCTTTGCCGAAAAAATCTTGCTTGTAGTCCACTTGGCCGGCTTCGTCAAGCGGCGGGTTTTGCTCGGGCAGCGTGGTTACGCGGAACATCTGGCCCGCACCTTCGGCATCGGAGCCGGTGATGATGGGCGTGTGGACGTAGAAATAGCCGTTGTCGTTGAAGTACTTATGGATGGCAAAGGCCATGGCGTGCCGGATGCGCAACACCGCCCCAAACGTGTTGGTGCGGGGGCGTAAGTGCGCTATTTCCCGCAGAGCTTCCAGGGAGATGCCTTTCTGGTCGCTGCCGCGCTTCTGCAAGGGATACTCCTCTGGGTTGGTAGTGCCAAGCACTTCGATTTCCGAAGCCTGAATTTCTACCGCCTGGCCTTTGCCCTGCGAAGCCACTAACTTACCACGCACAGCTAGGCAAGAACCAGTGGTTACTTCTTTCAAATTTTCCTCCGGGAATATCTCGGCATCGGCTACCACCTGAATAGTGTGGATGGTGGAGCCGTCGTTGAGGGCAATGAATTGCACGTATTTGTTGCCGCGGCGGGTGCGCACCCAGCCACGTACTAGCACTTCACGGTCCAGGTCGGTGCTGCGGAGCAGATCCTGTACGCTGGTCTTTCGGAGGTCGGACATTGAAACGTTACTTCTCGGGGTTGATACTCGGTATAGAATCGGTAAAGGTAGGACTTTTGAAAAGGCAGTGAAATCCTTCTAAAGAAGTAGCCTGCGAGTTCAATTAACTGGTCTGGGCATTCGTCTCATCCTAGTGGTAGTGTCTACTTCATTCAGTTAATAAGCAAGACCTTTTTAAACCTGTAAACGCCTGAAATTGGCTACGCCCTATTTATCCTTGCTTCCATCTTATTGTTGAGTATTTAAGCAGATTATTTGTTTGCGACGACTATGATCAGCCCAACATTTTACCTGAAACGCAAGTACAGAAAGGCCTATATTTGACCTAACCGCCTCCGTTTCCATCCTAACAGGGCGTACGAGTTTTTTGAGTATGCAAAGACTGGACATGAAGCAGCTTCTCTCGCAGAAGCTGTCGCCCCAACAGATACAATTCATTAAGCTGCTGCAAATTCCGACGGCGGAGCTGGAAGCCCGCATCAAGGAAGAGCTGGAAGCTAACCCTGCTTTGGAGGAAGGCGACGATGCCGACGACGAAGTAGAAGATCAAGAGCGTGATGACGACTCGGCTGATGAAGCTGATGATTTCGACGACCCCGATGCCGAGTTTGATAATCCAGACAACACACTGGACGAGGACTTCGACAACGACAACCAAATCGAAGAGCAACCGGAAATAGATTTGTCTGCCAAGGACGAGCCCACAGAGCAAACCGAAACCAGCAACGACGACCTCGACCTGAGCGACTACCTCAACGACGACGAAATAGCGGGTTACAAGATGCAGGGCGACGGCCCGGGCGAAGACGAAGACGACCGGGAAATGCCCCTGGCCGATACCAGCGGTTCCCTTATCGACAGCTTGATCGACCAGCTAGGTTTTGCCGACCTTGATGAAAAACAGGAAGCCATTGGACGCCAGCTGGTTGGCTCCATCGACAACGACGGCTACATTCGCCGCGACTTATCGGCTATTGCTAACGACTTGGCTTTCTCGCAGAACATCGAAGCTTCAGTGCAAGAAATTGAAGCGGTACTGCACTTGGTACAAAGCTTCGATCCACCGGGCATTGGCGCACGAGACTTGCAGGAATGTCTACTGCTGCAACTCGAGCGCCGTCCGCAGGACGAAGCAACCGAGCACGCCGAACGGATTCTGAACGAGATGTTCGATGAGTTCACCAAGAAGCATTATCAACGCATTCAGCAGCGGCTGGACCTAGAAGACGACGAACTCAAGGATGCTATTGCGCTCATTCTGAAGCTGAACCCCAAGCCCGGCGGCAGTGGTCCGGTAGGCGGCGGCAAGGTGCAATACGTCATTCCTGACTTTATCCTGACCAACGACAACGGCGTATTCAACCTCACGCTCAACTCGCGTAATGCCCCCGATTTGCGGGTATCTCCGGCGTACACAGAAATGTTCCGGGCTTACGATAAAGGCGCCAAGAAAGACAAGAAGCTAAAGGAGGCCGTCACGTTTGTAAAGCAAAAGCTGGATTCGGCCAAGTGGTTTATTGATGCCATCCGGCAGCGCCAGAACACGTTGCTCCGGACCATGGATGCCATTGTGCGCTACCAGCGGGAATTCTTTCAAGAGGGCGACGAAAGTAAGTTACGTCCTATGATTCTGAAGGATATTGCGCAGGAAATCAATATGGATATCAGTACCGTGAGCCGGGTAGCCAACTCGAAATCGGTGCAAACAGAGTTCGGCATTTACCCCCTCAAGTATTTCTTCTCCGAAGGCATTGCCACCGACTCAGGCGAAGATGCATCGAGCCGAGAGGTGAAGCACATTCTGAAGGAAATTATCGAAGGCGAGAAGAAAGACCGTCCTCTCTCCGACGATAAGCTGGAAAAGATGCTTAACGCCCGCGGCTACAATATTGCTCGCCGCACAGTCGCCAAATACCGCGAACAGCTGAACATTCCGGTGGCTCGCCTGCGTAAGGAGCTGTAAAAACCCTATTTTTCAATTTCGTTCACTTGAGCTACATGCTGAAGCTAAAAAGACCCGAAGCAAACTGCTTCGGGTCTTTTTATGGTGATATACAGTCTCTTACTGCTTCACCACGCGTTGGGTAGCGGTTTGACCGTTGCCTTTCACTTGCAAAATGTAGGCACCAGAAGCTAAGGTAGCCGGCGGCTGTACGTCAAGCTGTTGCGCGGCGGCGCGGGCCGTGATGCGGTGCACTACCCGGCCCTGCATGTTGGTAAGGGTAAGCACGGTACCGGCCGCAGCCGGGCGGTCCAGTTCCACACTTAGCTTCTCACGAAATGGGTTAGGATACGCATTGCGCACGAAGCCGTTGGCGGCTACCGCCGCGCCGCGAGTGCTGAGTACGCGTAGCGCATCGGTGGTGTAGAGGCCACGACCGTGGGTGGCGGCCGCCACTTGCTTGTCAGAAGTTCGCATGCGTAGCATATCCACCCGAACGTTGGCGAGGCCATTGTTGGCAGGCTGCCAGCTTACGGTGCTAGCGGCAAGGTTGTCGGTGGCCCACACGCCCAGTTCGGTGGCCAGCATGATCCGGGTACCGTCGGCGGGGTCGAATAAAGCCCACCGGACAGGCATGTCAGGTAGATTGCCTTCTACATTGCGCCACGCCGTGCCGCCGTTGGTGGTTTCCCACACGCTAGTCACGCCATAGTTGGAGTACGTCACAACTAAATGTTGCTCATTGTTGCGGTCTACGGCTACACAAGACACGGAGCCCGGGGCTGGGCTAGCTGCCGGCACCCGAATCTCCGTAATAACTGGTGCCCGCGGCGCCACATTCAGCGTGGAGTCAATGCGTAACACCTTACCCGAGTTGGTACCCACATAGATGCGGTTGGCAACGCCCGGCGACACGGTGACGTGCGTAACGGTACCAGCGCCTGGCAATGGCACCGCAGTAGCCGTAGTACCCGCCGTAGTGGTAGCGTTTAGCCAGCGAAACATCTGGTTGGCACCGTAGCCGCCGTACATGGTGTTGGAGCGGCTATCGTAGTCGGTAGGGTTGATGAAGGACCCAAGCGTGGCGCTGATATTATGATTGGAGAAGCTTGTCCCGCCGTTGGTTGAGCGGCGGTACTGTGAGTACACATAGCTTGTAAACTGGAACTGAGGTTCGTCTTCGTCGATAAAGCAGAAAGCTCCGTCGCCGCCCGTGGCCGTGGTGGTGCCCACTACGCCAACCCCATTGAAGAGCTGCGTGCCGTTGTCTTGCGAGCCAGCTAAGAAGTAGTTTACGTTGGTAGGGTGCACTGCAACAGCGTAGAATTGGGTGATGTTCAGGCCTTCTACGCGCGTGCTAAAGACGGGAAGAGCCGGAGTTTCCACCGACGCATTCATCGTCACGGATACACCGCCGTCATTACCAAAATAGCAGATATCGGGTGTAGCGAAGGCAATGGCATGGTGGTCGGCGTGCAGATAGCCTGCCGAGGTACGAGCCGCCGTCCAGTTCGACACCTTCGTCCAGATAACCGGATCATCGGCCGCCGTGGTGGAACGGAACACGTCCAAGCCACCCACATAAATCAGGTCGGGGTTGGTAGGCGATACGCCGGCCAGCAGGTCGTACCAGGCCTGGCTGCTAGCTAGCGCAGTGGCATTGCCTCCGGGCAAGGTCATGGTTACCCAGGTGTCGCCACCATCGTCGGAGCGGTACAGATTAAGTACTCCGCCCGTGCTGGAGCTCTCCATGATGGCGTACACCCGCCTAGCCCGACTTGGTGCACAAGCCAACTCGATGCGTTCGTAGCCGGTAGTAGGTAGGCCGGAATTTGCCAGTGTGTTGAGCTTAATCCAGGAATTGGCGTCGCCGGAGGGCGAACGATAAATACCATCTGTCTGCCCCGCTCCGATGCCAGCCGTAGCGAACAGCGTCCCGTTGGCCGAAATCTCGATATCGGCAATGCGGTCGAGCACTGCTCCTACCCCAGCACCTAGCACTTTCGTCCAGGTGGAACCGCCATTGGAGCTGCGAAACAAGCCAGCGCGGGTGCCCGCGTACAAGTCGCCTGTGGTAGGGTGAACCAGCAGCTTCTGAATGTACTGAAAGTTTATGCCGGTGGTGCTGGATAGTTGCTCCCAGGTCTGACCGTGGTTGCTGCTCTTCCAAATACCTTCTCCCCGAATGGCATCGGCGTTCGTGAATCCTTCGCCCGTACCGAAATACATGATATCGGCGTTGCGAGGGTCCGCTGCCAATGCAGTAATAGCCAGGTTGGAAAAGAAATTGTCTACACTTTGCCAAGTAGCGTTCGGATCGAGGCCCTTGGTGGTTTTCCAGAGGCCACCACCCACCGAGCCGCACCACACGGTGTTGCCGCTAGGATCGGCGGCATCTACGAGTAGTGCACGCGTGCGGCCACCCACGTTAGCTGGCCCACGTTCTGCCCATTGGGTTAGTGTAAGGCTGCCAGAGGTAGGTCGTTGGTTGGCACGCTCGGCTAATAATCGTTGGGCATATTTCTGGGCCAACACCAACCGTTCACGCGGCACGGTACCAGTAGCAGGGTCCATGGTTAGGGCCACTTCTTGTTCGATTGCCAAATCTGGCCGATCTTCCCTATCCCGGTCTTCCTCTTCCTCCTCTTCAAACTCCCGCTCCTCGCGCAATTCTTGCGACAAGCCGGTTTTGTTAGGTTGATGCTGCCACCACCAGGTGCCACCTGCAAGGGTGCCGGCCGTAGCTAATCCAAGTAAAAGTTGCCGCCCACGGGGGCCCAATATTGTACCCATTATATCATAAAATGAAGTGAAAATCTGCTCTAACAGGGATACAGCACACGCCGTACGCACGAGGTTGCTAAAGATAGTACAAGCCGCTACAAAAGCCAGTTGGTTTAGTAGCTTTGATTGTCATTCCCAGCTTACTAGGGTCCTACTCATTCCTTGAACCGCTCTATTGCCCTTTTATTCTCAGTTGTCTGCCACCCATTACTACTTCCTAGCTACTTGTTCTATGTGGTGTGCTATGAGTTGCCGGGCGTGGTGCGGTATCCGCTTCCGGCTAACCGCTGGCAGCTGACTTGCTTGGTTGCGCTGTTCACGTTTGTACTACCGTCGGTGGGCACTGCGTTGCTGCTGTGGCGCGGCTTGATAACCGGCAGTATGGAACTACCGGAGCGGCGGCAGCGTCCGTTGCCTTTTCTACTGGCTACGCTTAGTTTCGGCGCCGCCACGCTGCTCCTGAATAGCATGCCAGAAGCGGTTGATGCCTTGTTACGGTATATGCTCCTTGGCATGACCTTAGCCGTTTTGCTGACGCTGCTCGTTTCGCTGCGCTGGAAAATAAGCGCCCACGGCGTAGGAGTTGGTGGCGCTGTTGGGTTGATGATGGTGCTTTACGTGCGAGACACCTCAACCGGCTTTCCTATTGGCTGGCTACTAGCCAGTATATTACTAGCGGGCGTGGTGCTTAGTGCCCGCCTAGCACTAAACGCGCATACCCCGGCTCAAGCGTGGGCAGGTTTCTCGTTGGGTATAAGCTTGGTATTAGGTTTGGGAGTAGGTTCCGCGTTGACTTGACTTAGCATCATCTCTCTTCCTGGTTGCAGGTAAAGTAATAGAGCCTATGCCAAACTTGCTAAAGCCTGCCTGGTACTATTTTAGTTTGCTCATCTCCTCACGTAACAACTGTTGCACTTGGTCTTGCTCGTAATCCGCTTCTGTTTGAATGTAGGGCATCAAGCGGCTCATGATGCGTTCCTGCCGCTGGCCATTTGCCAAAGCTTCGGCGTACGGAATATGCGAGAACGTAACCTGCGAGTACAGCGGGAGCCATTGCCCTGGATACTGCGCCGAGATTTTTCCTTCTATCTTTTTCTGCAGCAGAAACCGAGGGTCGGCTACTCGGTCACGCATCTCCTCGAAGTTGTAGATGGCTAAGTCGGCCATAGCGTCGGCGTCGGGTTTGCGCTGGGTTTGAAACCGTTGGAAGATAGTATGCCAATCGGAGCCGTATTGGTCTAACAGAGAATTGAGTACTGAACAGTCTTCGAAGCCGGCATTCATGCCTTGGCCGTAGAATGGCACAATAGCGTGCGAAGCATCCCCAATCAACAACACATCATCGTCGAAAGCCCACGGAAAGCAACGCACTGTGACGAGAGAACCAGTTGGGTTCTCGAAGAAATCGGCACCTAACTCGGGCATAAGCGGCACAGCATCTGGAAATACTTCCTCGAAGAAAGCCTGCACTTGCGCTGGTGTTTGCAGCGCCGCAAACGAGTGTTGGCCCTCGTAAGGGAAGAACAACGTACACGTAAATGAGCCGTCCAAATTAGGGAGGGCAATCATCATATACTGGCCACGTGGCCAAATATGTAGGGCGTGCTTTTCAAGTTGCCAAGTGCCGCCTGGACCGGGCGCAATATGCAGTTCCTTGTACCCGTACTCGAGGTAGCTCTGGGAGTAGTTGTAGCGGTCCGTTTTCTGCATAGCCGCCCGCACGGCTGAATATGCCCCATCAGTACCAAACAATCGACGAAACGGATGTATCTGTTCTTCTCCCGTAACGGCATCGCGCAACTCAATGGTATGCTCGCGCAGGTCTACGTTCAGGCACTGCTGGTTGAAGTGCAACGATACGCCTGGTTCGGCTTCGACCAGATCCAAAAGTTTGCGGTTGAGGCCAGCCCGCGACACCGAGTAAATCGCCTGATTGGCTTGCCCGTACGGCTGGTGCGTGAGTTGTCCACACTGGTCGTGCATCATACGACCGTACATCGGGATTCCCACTTGGCGCACCTCGTCGCCGATGCCTACTCCTTCCAACGCCCGCCAGCCCCGATCAGACAAGGCCAGATTGATAGAGCGACCTTCCAGCGCCCCGGCCAACCTTGGATCGGCGCGGCGCTCAAACACGTCTACCTGATGGCCGTGCCGGGCCAAGTAGAGGGCAAGCAGCGACCCAACCAATCCCGCGCCCATGAGCGTGAGTGATTCGGCTGGGGTTCCGGTAGGTGCAATGGCGGATGTAGTGGCGTCAGACATAGAGTTAACCTATACGGTGAGAGCGGCGAAGCTAGTTGTTCAACGCCAAATTTGGCGTGTCCTGTGGAAAGCAGTTCACCGGATAAAGCCGATAGTTCGACTTGTTTTCATCCCAGGTTCATCGTAATCATTTATTGCATATAAGCGAGGCGTTTAGATTTGAATTATAAAACGAAGCGGTTGAACAGCTCCCCTAATCTGAGCCCTTTCTTCTTCGTTAAGCTCAACAATCAAGCCCTTCACCTTCTACTCTTGCTTCGTTGTGGCTGATTCATCTTCTTCAACTCAACCGCCCACCGTCATGCCCATTGTTGTATTCGACCTTCAAGATTACAACTCGATTT contains:
- a CDS encoding T9SS type A sorting domain-containing protein — translated: MGTILGPRGRQLLLGLATAGTLAGGTWWWQHQPNKTGLSQELREEREFEEEEEEDRDREDRPDLAIEQEVALTMDPATGTVPRERLVLAQKYAQRLLAERANQRPTSGSLTLTQWAERGPANVGGRTRALLVDAADPSGNTVWCGSVGGGLWKTTKGLDPNATWQSVDNFFSNLAITALAADPRNADIMYFGTGEGFTNADAIRGEGIWKSSNHGQTWEQLSSTTGINFQYIQKLLVHPTTGDLYAGTRAGLFRSSNGGSTWTKVLGAGVGAVLDRIADIEISANGTLFATAGIGAGQTDGIYRSPSGDANSWIKLNTLANSGLPTTGYERIELACAPSRARRVYAIMESSSTGGVLNLYRSDDGGDTWVTMTLPGGNATALASSQAWYDLLAGVSPTNPDLIYVGGLDVFRSTTAADDPVIWTKVSNWTAARTSAGYLHADHHAIAFATPDICYFGNDGGVSVTMNASVETPALPVFSTRVEGLNITQFYAVAVHPTNVNYFLAGSQDNGTQLFNGVGVVGTTTATGGDGAFCFIDEDEPQFQFTSYVYSQYRRSTNGGTSFSNHNISATLGSFINPTDYDSRSNTMYGGYGANQMFRWLNATTTAGTTATAVPLPGAGTVTHVTVSPGVANRIYVGTNSGKVLRIDSTLNVAPRAPVITEIRVPAASPAPGSVSCVAVDRNNEQHLVVTYSNYGVTSVWETTNGGTAWRNVEGNLPDMPVRWALFDPADGTRIMLATELGVWATDNLAASTVSWQPANNGLANVRVDMLRMRTSDKQVAAATHGRGLYTTDALRVLSTRGAAVAANGFVRNAYPNPFREKLSVELDRPAAAGTVLTLTNMQGRVVHRITARAAAQQLDVQPPATLASGAYILQVKGNGQTATQRVVKQ
- a CDS encoding FAD-dependent oxidoreductase; protein product: MSDATTSAIAPTGTPAESLTLMGAGLVGSLLALYLARHGHQVDVFERRADPRLAGALEGRSINLALSDRGWRALEGVGIGDEVRQVGIPMYGRMMHDQCGQLTHQPYGQANQAIYSVSRAGLNRKLLDLVEAEPGVSLHFNQQCLNVDLREHTIELRDAVTGEEQIHPFRRLFGTDGAYSAVRAAMQKTDRYNYSQSYLEYGYKELHIAPGPGGTWQLEKHALHIWPRGQYMMIALPNLDGSFTCTLFFPYEGQHSFAALQTPAQVQAFFEEVFPDAVPLMPELGADFFENPTGSLVTVRCFPWAFDDDVLLIGDASHAIVPFYGQGMNAGFEDCSVLNSLLDQYGSDWHTIFQRFQTQRKPDADAMADLAIYNFEEMRDRVADPRFLLQKKIEGKISAQYPGQWLPLYSQVTFSHIPYAEALANGQRQERIMSRLMPYIQTEADYEQDQVQQLLREEMSKLK